One stretch of Thermococcus sp. M36 DNA includes these proteins:
- a CDS encoding DHH family phosphoesterase, translating to MRVLILGGGAIGRSIAESLRGEFDVTIVERDDLRAKALEESGFQVIRGDFSYTATLLKAGIERAELVIITTTNHETIKKTVYVIRTNNKDVPILTLLPDDVGLEELVSEIREEFEADIKVDYAVSPREAIRTVVVQTVEKLGEKKNANLLVKKLRELKKHGDSLLIVMHDNPDPDSIASATALGVIAQTLGFKTQIVYGGDITHHENRAFVNLLGADIRKVSRGSYEFKRYPHIALVDCQPNGNLTILEQGDYEKIKIIIDHHQILQHLQELIPDDAFLDIRPEVNSSSAILAEYMRTLNVPLNTVLGTALFYGIYIDTKKFSKLSHVDLKAIEFLAGKVDHELLDKIEHPDISTETAEILAKAIMNRRIYKNVVVSNVGFITNRDAIAESADFLLRLEGITTVLVFGIVDDRIEISARTRDVRVNIGRVLKEAFGDIGSGGGHAQSGGARIPLGIFKLAKDKSSLLRLAEEAITEKFLEALKVKEG from the coding sequence ATGAGGGTGCTGATACTCGGAGGCGGTGCGATAGGCCGCTCGATAGCTGAATCCCTTAGGGGAGAATTTGACGTTACCATCGTGGAGAGAGACGACCTGAGGGCAAAGGCCCTTGAGGAGAGCGGTTTCCAGGTCATCAGGGGCGACTTTTCATATACTGCCACGCTCCTCAAAGCGGGAATAGAACGGGCCGAGCTGGTTATAATCACGACGACGAACCATGAGACCATAAAGAAGACGGTTTACGTGATACGGACGAACAATAAGGATGTGCCCATTCTGACCTTGCTCCCCGACGATGTTGGCCTTGAAGAGTTAGTTTCTGAAATCCGCGAGGAATTTGAGGCCGATATAAAAGTTGACTATGCCGTCTCCCCCAGAGAGGCCATCAGGACTGTGGTGGTTCAGACGGTTGAAAAGCTGGGGGAAAAGAAAAATGCCAACCTCCTGGTGAAGAAACTCCGGGAGCTGAAAAAACATGGGGACTCCCTTCTGATAGTGATGCACGACAATCCCGACCCGGACTCAATAGCCAGTGCCACCGCACTGGGGGTCATAGCGCAGACCCTTGGTTTCAAGACTCAGATAGTCTACGGTGGGGACATCACCCACCACGAAAACCGTGCCTTTGTCAACCTTCTAGGGGCGGACATCCGGAAGGTCTCTCGTGGCTCCTATGAGTTTAAGAGATATCCTCACATTGCCCTTGTTGACTGTCAGCCCAATGGGAACCTCACGATACTTGAACAGGGCGATTACGAAAAAATAAAAATAATAATAGACCACCATCAGATACTTCAGCACCTTCAGGAGCTCATTCCGGACGACGCGTTTCTGGACATACGGCCTGAGGTGAACTCGTCCTCCGCTATCTTGGCCGAGTACATGAGGACCCTGAACGTGCCCCTGAACACCGTCCTAGGAACGGCCCTCTTTTATGGAATCTACATAGATACAAAGAAGTTTTCCAAGCTGAGCCACGTTGACCTTAAGGCAATTGAGTTCCTTGCCGGGAAGGTGGATCACGAGCTTCTGGACAAGATAGAGCACCCCGACATAAGCACGGAGACGGCCGAGATCCTCGCCAAGGCCATAATGAATCGGCGCATCTACAAAAACGTAGTGGTATCAAACGTGGGGTTTATAACCAACCGCGACGCGATAGCTGAATCCGCAGACTTTCTCCTCCGCCTTGAAGGCATAACCACGGTGCTGGTCTTCGGCATCGTTGACGACAGAATAGAGATATCCGCCAGAACAAGGGACGTCAGGGTCAATATAGGGAGGGTTCTGAAGGAGGCCTTCGGTGATATCGGGAGCGGAGGGGGACATGCCCAGTCGGGAGGTGCAAGGATACCTCTGGGGATATTCAAGCTCGCAAAAGACAAGAGCTCGCTCCTGAGGCTTGCAGAGGAGGCCATAACGGAGAAGTTCCTGGAGGCATTAAAAGTTAAAGAGGGCTGA
- a CDS encoding winged helix-turn-helix domain-containing protein → MELENMLKMIVTSSVRYRVLLALSGGAKTLGEIHAQIGSTKSTISHALSDLLEEMLVAQDPETKRYRLTNIGRLVSIQLKNVSEALESIEKFKDFWLSHDLSGIPENLLLRVGDLKDSKLHRPTPEYIRLPHEVYMELIKTSDWIKGVSPILFSDYPDEFLGLAFREDVEIEIITTRSVYRKLIELSSPEAVEKVQRLENVRIYVIEENPRIAFTVTNNFLSLGLFFSDGTYDMMADLISTSERAKKWGIELFEYYRKKAERVM, encoded by the coding sequence ATGGAGCTGGAAAATATGCTCAAAATGATCGTTACATCAAGCGTGCGCTACAGGGTTCTGCTCGCGCTCTCAGGAGGAGCAAAAACGCTGGGTGAAATACATGCTCAAATCGGATCCACGAAATCGACTATCTCTCATGCACTCAGCGATCTTCTGGAAGAAATGCTGGTGGCCCAGGATCCCGAAACCAAGAGATACCGCCTTACAAACATCGGGCGCCTGGTGTCGATTCAGCTGAAAAACGTCTCAGAGGCCCTGGAAAGTATAGAGAAGTTCAAAGACTTCTGGCTCTCCCATGACCTAAGTGGGATACCCGAAAACCTGCTGCTGAGGGTTGGTGACCTGAAGGATTCGAAGCTTCACAGGCCGACGCCAGAGTACATAAGGCTGCCGCACGAAGTGTACATGGAGCTGATAAAAACCTCCGACTGGATTAAGGGGGTGTCGCCGATACTGTTCTCGGACTACCCAGATGAGTTTCTGGGCCTGGCCTTCCGTGAGGACGTCGAAATAGAGATAATAACGACGAGATCCGTGTACAGAAAACTCATCGAACTCTCGTCCCCGGAGGCCGTGGAAAAGGTGCAGAGACTGGAGAACGTCAGGATATACGTCATCGAAGAGAACCCCAGGATAGCATTCACCGTAACAAACAACTTCCTGTCCCTCGGCCTGTTCTTCTCGGACGGAACGTACGACATGATGGCCGACCTGATCAGCACAAGCGAACGGGCCAAAAAATGGGGCATTGAGCTCTTTGAGTACTACAGGAAAAAAGCTGAAAGGGTCATGTAA
- a CDS encoding UbiA family prenyltransferase, which translates to MEMPHSYARYIRQGRIRDVLGNSFELADSILGFLVSTSLFLAVSGVFKLYLAFLLYGTRPQWNLLAATFFLIFSVYGLNKLTDLDEDEINNPERTGYIKRVSGVFRHAVLVSFAVAVILGVLTSPWAAPVIIFPIFSGVLYSVSLIPGYPRLKDITGIKNVIIALTWANGTAFLPYLAAGAPELQRALMIYYFFFMKSMINTILFDVRDIEGDRANGIKTIPVKLGLRRSRNILIALNSTLVLWMLLAYSRGYFAGYMPVLVFSILNGYAYILYFARKRERPGKLLDVWVDGEWFYTLPLALFL; encoded by the coding sequence ATGGAGATGCCTCACAGTTACGCCAGGTACATACGGCAGGGGCGGATCAGGGACGTTCTGGGCAACAGTTTTGAGCTAGCGGACAGTATTCTGGGCTTCCTAGTATCAACATCCCTCTTCCTCGCAGTCAGCGGGGTCTTCAAGCTCTATCTGGCATTTTTACTGTACGGCACCAGACCCCAGTGGAACCTGCTGGCGGCGACGTTTTTTCTCATCTTCAGTGTCTACGGCCTTAACAAACTGACCGACCTGGACGAGGACGAAATTAACAACCCAGAGAGGACGGGGTACATAAAAAGGGTATCTGGGGTGTTCCGCCATGCAGTGCTCGTGTCCTTTGCAGTGGCGGTGATTCTGGGTGTTCTCACGAGTCCTTGGGCGGCCCCTGTCATTATTTTTCCCATCTTTTCGGGCGTCCTCTACAGCGTCAGTCTAATCCCCGGGTACCCGAGGCTCAAAGACATCACAGGGATTAAGAACGTGATCATAGCCCTTACGTGGGCCAACGGAACGGCGTTCCTGCCCTATCTCGCGGCTGGTGCTCCGGAACTCCAGAGGGCACTGATGATATACTACTTCTTTTTCATGAAAAGCATGATAAACACTATCCTCTTTGACGTCAGGGACATAGAGGGGGACAGGGCAAACGGAATAAAAACGATCCCCGTGAAGCTTGGGCTGAGAAGAAGCAGGAACATTTTAATAGCGCTGAACTCAACGCTCGTGCTCTGGATGCTTTTGGCGTACAGCAGGGGGTACTTTGCGGGGTATATGCCTGTGCTGGTATTCTCGATCCTCAACGGTTATGCGTACATCCTTTATTTTGCCCGGAAAAGGGAGAGGCCGGGAAAGCTCTTGGACGTATGGGTCGACGGTGAGTGGTTCTACACCCTACCGCTGGCACTGTTCCTGTGA
- a CDS encoding DMT family transporter — translation MQSVILGIAAALTSAFSWAASTILIKVGMRDKSPVTVNIVRLYIVSAIFAGIFLVNGTFQQVLSLPPKLLAVAFVSSMFGFVVGDYFYFHALNMMGVSRTVPITSTYPLWAILWAAIFLGREISPRIILGAVIVVLAIIVVRRAEETENINPKGFIFALLAPVSWSLAILTMDWLTGYMDVLTLAGLRMMLAALGISLLTPRYLPELKRVTPSEVLILTGAAVTGLMVGQYLFVYSVNLVGSQIAAPVSAINPIISSALAILLLREPPNKKILEGLILAVIGVVLISTA, via the coding sequence ATGCAGTCAGTAATCCTTGGAATTGCTGCAGCGCTCACCTCAGCGTTTTCGTGGGCAGCCTCCACGATACTCATAAAAGTCGGAATGAGGGACAAGAGCCCCGTGACGGTCAATATCGTCCGCCTTTACATAGTTTCAGCCATATTCGCTGGAATATTCCTCGTCAACGGCACCTTCCAGCAGGTGCTTTCCCTTCCCCCAAAGTTGCTCGCGGTAGCGTTTGTATCATCAATGTTCGGCTTCGTTGTGGGGGACTATTTCTACTTCCACGCCCTTAACATGATGGGTGTCTCCAGGACGGTGCCGATAACCTCGACATACCCTCTCTGGGCGATACTTTGGGCCGCCATTTTCCTTGGAAGGGAGATAAGTCCCAGGATAATACTGGGAGCCGTTATCGTTGTCCTGGCAATAATAGTGGTCCGCAGGGCTGAGGAGACGGAGAACATCAACCCCAAGGGCTTCATCTTTGCACTGCTTGCCCCGGTTTCATGGAGTCTGGCCATACTGACCATGGACTGGCTGACCGGGTATATGGACGTGCTCACTTTAGCGGGGCTGAGAATGATGCTGGCTGCACTTGGGATTTCCTTGCTCACTCCCAGATACCTTCCGGAACTGAAGCGGGTAACCCCAAGTGAGGTGCTCATACTAACCGGGGCCGCCGTCACCGGGCTCATGGTGGGCCAGTACCTCTTTGTGTACTCGGTTAACCTCGTAGGATCTCAAATCGCCGCCCCCGTCTCGGCGATAAACCCCATAATCTCCTCCGCCCTTGCGATACTGCTGCTCAGGGAGCCGCCCAACAAGAAGATACTCGAAGGTTTGATCCTGGCGGTGATAGGGGTCGTACTCATCTCGACCGCATGA
- a CDS encoding CBS domain-containing protein: MVTIPRPIDPREIRRIRKELGITQEELAEKAGVTQAYIAKLESGKVDPRLSTFNRILQALMECKKAQLRAKDVMSSPVLYVKPYEGVERVIKLMNEHNISQIPVIAGNKVVGSITERTLVRQSLEYEDIYDRKVMEVMEEPFPIVNEDEDLEVVKYLLEEHPAVLVQDREGRIAGIITRVDIFRIGKGRD; this comes from the coding sequence ATGGTGACCATACCCCGGCCGATAGACCCCAGGGAGATACGTCGAATTCGAAAGGAGCTCGGCATAACGCAGGAGGAGCTCGCCGAGAAGGCCGGCGTGACCCAGGCGTACATAGCAAAGCTTGAATCCGGCAAGGTGGACCCAAGGCTGTCCACGTTTAACCGCATTCTTCAGGCCCTCATGGAGTGTAAGAAGGCCCAGCTACGGGCAAAGGACGTGATGTCGTCCCCGGTTCTCTATGTAAAGCCCTATGAGGGTGTTGAACGGGTTATAAAGCTGATGAACGAGCACAATATCTCCCAGATACCGGTCATTGCGGGCAACAAGGTAGTGGGATCCATCACGGAAAGAACCCTGGTCAGGCAGAGCCTCGAGTACGAGGACATCTATGACAGGAAGGTTATGGAGGTAATGGAGGAGCCTTTCCCCATAGTCAATGAGGACGAGGACCTTGAAGTCGTCAAGTACCTTCTTGAAGAGCACCCAGCTGTTCTCGTCCAGGACAGGGAGGGAAGGATAGCAGGAATCATAACCCGAGTTGACATATTCAGGATCGGGAAGGGAAGAGACTGA
- a CDS encoding ABC transporter substrate-binding protein, whose product MKRTTVLLMVLLLGAVVASGCIGNGTATTSPTNTSPQPTASTPEQTRAATSSSIPTQTETEKPYYPATITDFANRTVTIEKEPLKVVTLAPSITEDLYYLGLFDRVVGVTDYDDFPPEVASVTRIGGYGKYANLEIIASLQPDLILADSYSLSIIDDLEKIAPVVIVDPHSLGDIPRALELLGEVFNAEGNAQKAIAKFNAGIEAIYSAVKSEPRLGVFYVVWNSPLMTAGGGTFISDVIKLAGGENVFNDTAGWPTVSPEQVIERNPDVIILTPHCGMTVQDVYSGPLANTKAARDGRVYVIENENDLIHPSPRVVKGLETIAKLLHPEAFRVKYPLTVTDFEGRTVTIEKEPERIVSLAPSITETLFYIGAGGKVVGVTDYDDFPPAVNNITRIGGYGKYANLEVMASLNPDLIIADDFSLSILDSLEKIAPVIIVAPKSIEDIYRQVELLGKVTNREEGARTVIADMKAKVSYITSAVSGKPKVKTFFLLSYYNGYWTGGNGTFISDLITLAGGENIFSDVSGWGAASEEQIIERNPEVIIISPNAGIKPEDLCSGPLSEVDAVKNGRVYVLSDENLVVRPGPRIVHGLEEIAGYLYPEAFNLQPQPLVCNTTASATG is encoded by the coding sequence ATGAAAAGAACCACAGTCCTGCTCATGGTACTGCTCCTCGGAGCCGTCGTAGCGTCCGGCTGTATAGGCAACGGCACCGCTACAACGTCACCAACGAACACTTCTCCGCAGCCAACGGCCTCCACGCCGGAGCAAACCCGGGCCGCCACGAGCAGCTCAATACCGACCCAGACCGAGACAGAAAAACCGTACTATCCGGCGACAATCACGGACTTCGCCAACAGGACTGTAACGATAGAAAAAGAGCCCCTCAAGGTTGTCACTCTAGCTCCGAGCATAACGGAAGACCTATATTACCTCGGGCTTTTTGACAGGGTGGTGGGCGTTACCGACTACGACGACTTCCCGCCCGAGGTCGCCAGCGTCACGAGAATTGGTGGCTACGGAAAGTACGCCAACCTCGAAATCATAGCCTCGCTCCAACCTGACCTCATACTTGCGGACAGTTACTCCCTGTCAATCATTGACGACCTGGAGAAAATAGCCCCCGTCGTTATCGTTGATCCCCACAGTCTCGGGGACATACCCCGGGCCCTTGAACTCCTCGGAGAAGTCTTCAACGCAGAGGGGAACGCCCAAAAAGCTATTGCAAAATTCAACGCAGGCATTGAGGCCATATACTCAGCTGTTAAGAGCGAGCCCAGGCTCGGAGTCTTCTACGTCGTCTGGAACAGCCCGCTTATGACGGCAGGAGGGGGGACGTTCATCAGCGACGTCATCAAGCTCGCCGGCGGTGAAAACGTCTTCAACGACACCGCTGGCTGGCCGACCGTCAGTCCTGAGCAGGTCATAGAGAGGAACCCGGACGTCATAATCCTCACCCCGCACTGCGGCATGACAGTCCAGGACGTATACAGCGGCCCGCTGGCCAACACCAAAGCCGCCAGGGACGGAAGGGTGTACGTCATCGAGAACGAGAACGACCTCATCCACCCGAGCCCGCGCGTCGTGAAGGGCCTCGAAACGATTGCCAAACTGCTCCACCCCGAGGCGTTCAGGGTCAAGTATCCACTAACGGTTACCGACTTTGAGGGAAGAACGGTCACGATTGAGAAGGAACCCGAGAGGATAGTCAGCCTCGCGCCGAGCATAACCGAGACCCTGTTCTACATCGGGGCGGGCGGTAAGGTCGTCGGCGTCACCGACTACGACGACTTCCCGCCGGCGGTTAATAACATAACCAGAATCGGCGGCTACGGAAAGTACGCCAACCTTGAGGTCATGGCCTCGCTCAATCCAGACCTTATAATCGCCGACGACTTCTCCCTGTCCATACTCGACAGCCTGGAGAAAATAGCACCAGTCATCATAGTAGCCCCAAAGAGCATTGAGGACATCTACCGGCAGGTCGAGCTCCTTGGAAAGGTCACCAACCGCGAGGAGGGGGCCAGGACAGTTATCGCCGACATGAAGGCTAAGGTGAGTTACATCACATCAGCAGTTTCAGGGAAACCGAAGGTTAAGACCTTCTTCCTCCTTAGTTACTACAACGGCTACTGGACGGGCGGAAACGGCACCTTCATCAGCGATCTCATAACCCTCGCCGGCGGCGAGAACATCTTCAGCGACGTGAGCGGCTGGGGCGCCGCCAGTGAGGAGCAGATAATCGAGAGGAACCCGGAGGTCATAATAATCTCCCCGAACGCGGGAATCAAGCCTGAAGATCTGTGCTCCGGGCCGCTTTCAGAGGTTGACGCAGTCAAGAACGGCAGAGTCTATGTCCTCAGCGACGAGAACCTCGTCGTGAGGCCCGGACCAAGGATAGTCCACGGCCTTGAGGAAATAGCCGGCTACCTGTACCCGGAGGCCTTCAACCTCCAGCCGCAACCGCTGGTCTGCAACACCACCGCTTCAGCCACGGGCTAG
- the hydB gene encoding NADPH-dependent hydrogenase/sulfhydrogenase 1 subunit beta encodes MRYVKLPKENTYAFLERLKEWGKLYAPVKISEKFYDFREVDDVRKVEFHYNRTIMPPKKFFFLPREKLFEFNIKKAEYREVIEEVEPFVLFGLHACDIFGLKILDTIYLDELPDKYYKVRREKGIIIGISCMPDEYCFCNLRETDFADDGFDLFLHELPDGWLVRVGTPTGHRIVDKNIKLFEEVSTEDICNFREFENKRSKAFKYHEDWSNLRYLLELEMEHPMWEEQAAICLACGNCNTTCPTCRCYEVQDIVNLDGNTGYRERRWDSCQLRSHGLVAGNHNFRPTKKARFMNRYLCKNSYNEKLGISYCVGCGRCTYFCPAGISFVKNLRTIMGLEEKSCPSEVSEEIPKRGFAYAAEIRGEDI; translated from the coding sequence TTGAGATACGTTAAGCTCCCGAAGGAGAACACCTATGCCTTCCTTGAAAGGCTCAAGGAGTGGGGCAAGCTCTACGCCCCGGTGAAGATCTCGGAAAAGTTCTACGACTTCAGGGAAGTGGATGATGTCAGGAAGGTCGAATTCCACTACAACAGGACAATAATGCCGCCGAAGAAGTTCTTCTTCCTGCCGAGGGAGAAGCTCTTTGAGTTCAACATCAAGAAGGCAGAGTACAGGGAGGTTATTGAAGAGGTCGAGCCCTTCGTGCTCTTCGGCCTTCATGCCTGCGACATCTTCGGCCTCAAGATACTCGACACGATATACCTTGACGAGCTTCCCGACAAGTATTACAAGGTGAGGCGCGAGAAGGGTATAATCATAGGCATCAGCTGCATGCCTGACGAGTACTGTTTCTGCAACCTCCGCGAGACGGATTTTGCCGACGATGGCTTCGACCTCTTCCTCCACGAGCTCCCGGACGGCTGGCTCGTAAGGGTGGGCACCCCCACGGGCCACAGGATAGTTGACAAGAACATCAAGCTCTTTGAGGAGGTCAGCACAGAGGACATCTGCAACTTCCGTGAGTTCGAGAACAAGCGCTCAAAGGCATTCAAGTACCACGAGGACTGGAGCAACCTGCGCTACCTGCTTGAGCTTGAGATGGAACACCCGATGTGGGAAGAGCAGGCCGCCATCTGTCTCGCCTGCGGCAACTGCAACACCACCTGCCCGACCTGCCGCTGCTACGAAGTCCAGGACATAGTCAACCTCGACGGAAACACCGGCTACCGTGAGAGGCGCTGGGACTCCTGCCAGCTCAGGAGCCACGGACTCGTCGCAGGGAACCACAACTTCAGGCCCACCAAAAAGGCCCGCTTCATGAACCGCTACCTCTGCAAGAACTCCTACAACGAGAAGCTCGGCATAAGCTACTGCGTCGGCTGCGGAAGGTGCACCTACTTCTGCCCCGCCGGCATAAGCTTCGTCAAGAACCTGCGCACGATCATGGGGCTTGAGGAGAAGTCATGCCCCTCGGAAGTAAGTGAGGAGATTCCAAAGAGGGGCTTCGCCTACGCCGCCGAGATAAGGGGTGAGGACATATGA
- the hydG gene encoding NADPH-dependent hydrogenase/sulfhydrogenase 1 subunit gamma, with the protein MSESLILPKEIMMPKDNPYALHRAKVLKVYQLTETEKLFLFRFEDPEIAENWTFKPGQFVQLTIPGVGEVPISICSSAMRKGFFELCIRKAGRVTTVVHRLKPGDTVLVRGPYGNGFPVDDWEGMDLLLIAAGLGTAPLRSVFLYAMDNRWKYGNITFINTARYGKDLLFYKELEAMKDLAEAENVKIIQSVTRDPDWPGRHGRPQNFIVEANTNPKKTAVAICGPPRMYKSVFESLINYGYRPENIFVTLERKMKCGIGKCGHCNVGTSTSWKYICKDGPVFTYFDIVSTPGLLD; encoded by the coding sequence ATGAGCGAGAGCCTTATACTCCCGAAGGAGATTATGATGCCGAAGGACAACCCGTACGCACTCCACAGGGCCAAGGTTCTTAAGGTCTATCAGCTCACCGAGACGGAAAAGCTGTTCCTCTTCCGCTTCGAAGACCCTGAAATCGCGGAGAACTGGACCTTCAAGCCGGGACAGTTCGTCCAGCTCACAATACCCGGCGTCGGCGAGGTTCCGATAAGCATATGCTCGTCCGCCATGAGGAAGGGCTTCTTCGAGCTGTGCATCAGGAAGGCCGGAAGGGTAACAACCGTCGTCCACAGGCTCAAGCCGGGGGACACCGTCCTGGTGAGGGGGCCCTATGGAAACGGTTTTCCGGTTGACGACTGGGAAGGCATGGACCTGCTCCTCATAGCAGCAGGCCTCGGAACGGCACCGCTCAGGAGCGTCTTCCTGTATGCGATGGACAATCGCTGGAAGTACGGCAACATAACCTTCATCAACACCGCCCGCTACGGCAAGGATCTCCTGTTCTACAAGGAGCTGGAGGCGATGAAAGACTTGGCTGAAGCCGAAAACGTCAAGATAATCCAGAGTGTCACGAGGGACCCGGACTGGCCGGGGAGGCACGGCAGGCCACAGAACTTCATCGTTGAGGCGAACACCAACCCGAAGAAGACGGCAGTGGCAATATGCGGTCCGCCGAGGATGTACAAGTCCGTCTTCGAGTCGCTCATCAACTACGGTTACAGGCCGGAGAACATATTTGTGACGCTGGAAAGGAAGATGAAGTGCGGAATAGGCAAGTGCGGCCACTGCAACGTCGGAACGAGCACCAGCTGGAAGTACATCTGCAAGGACGGCCCGGTCTTCACGTACTTTGACATAGTATCAACGCCGGGACTGCTCGACTGA
- the hydD gene encoding NADPH-dependent hydrogenase/sulfhydrogenase 1 subunit delta, giving the protein MENGKVRIGFYALTSCYGCQLQFAMMDEILQLIPNAEIVCWYMVERDSYEDEPVDIAFIEGSVSTEEEAELVKKIRENAKIVVAVGACATQGGVQSWDQNKSLEELWKAVYGDAKVKFQPKPAKPVEEYIKVDYRLYGCPPEKRDFLYAIGTFLAGSWPEDIDYPVCVECRLKGNSCILIEKGEPCLGPLTRAGCDARCPGFNVACIGCRGAIGYDVAWFDSLAKTFKNKGYTKEEIIERMKIFNGHNPKVEEMVEAAFREVEE; this is encoded by the coding sequence ATGGAGAACGGAAAAGTTCGCATCGGGTTTTACGCTCTCACCTCATGCTACGGCTGCCAGCTCCAGTTCGCCATGATGGACGAGATACTCCAGCTCATCCCGAACGCTGAGATAGTGTGCTGGTACATGGTAGAGAGGGACTCCTACGAGGACGAGCCCGTGGACATAGCCTTCATCGAGGGAAGCGTCTCCACTGAGGAGGAGGCAGAACTCGTAAAGAAGATACGCGAGAACGCGAAGATAGTGGTCGCGGTTGGAGCCTGTGCAACCCAGGGGGGTGTCCAGAGCTGGGATCAGAACAAGAGCCTGGAGGAGCTGTGGAAGGCTGTCTACGGCGATGCAAAGGTCAAGTTCCAACCCAAGCCCGCAAAGCCAGTCGAGGAGTACATCAAGGTTGACTACCGCCTCTATGGATGCCCGCCAGAAAAGCGCGACTTCCTCTATGCGATAGGCACTTTCCTGGCAGGCTCATGGCCGGAGGACATAGACTACCCTGTCTGCGTGGAGTGCAGGCTGAAGGGCAACAGCTGCATACTCATCGAGAAGGGCGAGCCGTGCCTCGGCCCGCTCACGAGGGCCGGTTGCGACGCCCGCTGTCCGGGCTTCAATGTGGCCTGCATCGGGTGCAGAGGAGCGATAGGCTACGATGTGGCGTGGTTTGACTCACTGGCAAAGACCTTCAAGAACAAGGGCTACACCAAGGAGGAGATCATCGAAAGAATGAAGATCTTCAACGGTCACAACCCCAAGGTTGAGGAAATGGTGGAGGCCGCTTTCAGGGAGGTGGAAGAATGA
- the hydA gene encoding NADPH-dependent hydrogenase/sulfhydrogenase 1 subunit alpha: MKNLYLPITVDHIARVEGKGGVEIVVGDDGVKEVRINIIEGPRFFEAITIGKKLEEALAVYPRICSFCSAAHKLTALEAAEKALGFTPREEIQALREVLYIGDMIESHALHLYLLVLPDYLGYSNPLKMVDEYKKEIGIALELKNLGSWMMDELGSRAIHQENAVLGGFGRLPGKATLERMKRKLKEALPKVEYTFELFAKLEQYREVEGPIIHMAVRPRGDVYGIYGDAISVSDGFEFPSEDYKKHMVERVVEHSFAKHSFYNGERPFMTGAISRVVNHADKLYGRAKELYESHRDLLRPTNPFANNLAQALELVYFTERAIDLIDEALAKWPIKPRDEVEIRDGFGVSTTEAPRGILVYALEVKDGRVSYADIITPTAFNLAMMEQHVRMMAEKHYNDDPERLKLLAEMVVRAYDPCISCSVHVARL; the protein is encoded by the coding sequence ATGAAGAACCTTTACCTTCCAATCACAGTTGACCACATAGCGAGGGTTGAAGGAAAGGGCGGGGTCGAGATAGTCGTCGGCGACGACGGGGTGAAGGAAGTCAGGATCAACATCATAGAGGGCCCGCGCTTCTTTGAGGCCATAACCATAGGCAAGAAGCTCGAGGAGGCGCTGGCGGTTTATCCGAGGATATGCTCCTTCTGCTCGGCGGCGCACAAGCTCACGGCACTGGAAGCGGCGGAGAAGGCCCTCGGCTTCACCCCTCGCGAGGAGATCCAGGCCTTGAGAGAGGTGCTCTACATAGGCGACATGATAGAGAGCCACGCGCTCCATCTCTACCTCCTCGTCCTCCCCGACTACCTCGGCTACTCCAACCCGCTCAAGATGGTGGACGAGTACAAGAAGGAGATAGGCATCGCCCTTGAGCTCAAGAACCTCGGAAGCTGGATGATGGACGAGCTTGGAAGCAGGGCGATCCACCAAGAGAACGCGGTACTTGGAGGCTTTGGAAGGCTCCCGGGGAAGGCAACACTTGAGAGGATGAAGAGAAAGCTTAAGGAGGCCCTGCCAAAGGTCGAGTACACCTTCGAGCTCTTCGCAAAGCTTGAGCAGTACAGGGAGGTAGAGGGCCCGATAATCCACATGGCCGTGAGGCCCAGGGGAGACGTCTACGGCATATACGGCGACGCCATAAGCGTCAGCGACGGCTTCGAGTTCCCGAGCGAGGACTACAAGAAGCACATGGTAGAGCGCGTTGTGGAGCACAGCTTCGCCAAGCACAGCTTCTACAACGGCGAGAGGCCCTTCATGACGGGAGCTATATCGCGCGTCGTCAACCACGCTGACAAGCTCTACGGAAGGGCGAAAGAGCTCTACGAGAGCCACAGAGACCTCCTCAGGCCGACCAACCCCTTCGCCAACAACCTCGCCCAGGCTCTTGAGCTTGTCTACTTCACCGAGAGGGCAATAGACCTCATAGACGAGGCCCTCGCGAAGTGGCCGATAAAGCCGAGGGACGAGGTCGAGATAAGGGACGGCTTCGGCGTCAGCACGACCGAGGCGCCGCGCGGAATCCTCGTCTACGCCCTCGAGGTCAAGGACGGAAGGGTTTCCTACGCCGATATAATCACCCCAACGGCCTTCAATCTCGCCATGATGGAGCAGCATGTCAGAATGATGGCGGAGAAGCACTACAACGACGACCCGGAAAGGCTCAAACTCCTTGCCGAGATGGTCGTTCGCGCCTACGACCCGTGCATCTCCTGTTCAGTGCACGTGGCGAGGCTTTAG